From the genome of Halorussus caseinilyticus, one region includes:
- the rio1 gene encoding serine/threonine-protein kinase Rio1 yields MSEEYSLLEPDNVEGVGDEWEEIDVSDTEADKVQRQRDREFNEFRERLKNTEQFKVEQSVFDDATLAALYKLVQDGYVRAFGGPISSGKEATVYSALGDEERGEVAVKVYRINASDFRDMRDYLVGDPRFEELGGNKKRVVLAWVRKEFANLKRAQKAGVRVPDPIAVQRNVLVMEFLGTDGERAPTLDDAHLENPETAFEVVREYMRRLYDVGLVHGDLSEYNIIVHDGELCIIDLGQAVTIHHPNSGEFLTRDCANVASFFQRQGMDVRGDELEAWIREHADPEK; encoded by the coding sequence ATGTCCGAGGAGTACAGCCTGCTCGAACCCGACAACGTAGAAGGCGTCGGCGACGAGTGGGAAGAAATCGACGTGTCCGACACCGAGGCCGACAAGGTTCAGCGCCAGCGCGACCGGGAGTTCAACGAGTTTCGCGAGCGCCTGAAGAACACCGAGCAGTTCAAAGTCGAGCAGTCGGTGTTCGACGACGCCACGCTCGCGGCGCTCTACAAACTGGTTCAGGACGGCTACGTCCGGGCGTTCGGCGGACCCATCTCCTCGGGGAAAGAAGCGACGGTCTACTCGGCACTCGGCGACGAGGAGCGAGGCGAAGTCGCGGTCAAAGTCTACCGCATCAACGCCTCGGACTTCCGGGACATGCGCGACTACCTCGTGGGCGACCCCCGTTTCGAGGAACTCGGCGGCAACAAAAAGCGGGTGGTCCTCGCGTGGGTTCGCAAGGAGTTCGCCAACCTCAAACGGGCGCAGAAGGCCGGGGTGCGCGTCCCCGACCCCATCGCAGTCCAGCGCAACGTCCTCGTGATGGAGTTTCTGGGGACCGACGGCGAGCGAGCGCCGACGCTGGACGACGCCCACCTCGAAAACCCCGAGACGGCCTTCGAGGTGGTCCGCGAATACATGCGGCGACTCTACGACGTGGGACTCGTCCACGGCGACCTGAGCGAGTACAACATCATCGTCCACGACGGCGAACTCTGCATCATCGACCTCGGACAGGCCGTCACGATTCACCATCCCAACAGCGGCGAGTTCCTGACGCGAGACTGCGCGAACGTCGCCTCGTTCTTCCAGCGACAGGGGATGGACGTTCGCGGCGACGAGTTGGAGGCGTGGATTCGGGAGCACGCCGACCCCGAGAAGTGA
- a CDS encoding KH domain-containing protein — MQHVKIPQDRIGVLIGEGGETMREIESRAEVRLDIDSENGKVEVEKTGDPIRGLKGPEIVKAIGRGFAPEDALTLLDDDMMMFDVIDIDAAARNKNDLERQKGRLIGENGRTRELMEELTGANVVIYGTTLGVIGTPKRVDVVRSAAEMILDGAPHGSVYSFLERKRNEMKRQGMEFHQFPG, encoded by the coding sequence ATGCAACACGTGAAGATTCCGCAGGACCGAATCGGTGTTCTCATCGGCGAGGGAGGTGAGACGATGCGCGAAATCGAGAGTCGCGCGGAGGTGCGACTCGACATCGACTCCGAGAACGGCAAGGTCGAAGTCGAGAAGACCGGCGACCCCATCCGCGGCCTGAAGGGACCGGAAATCGTGAAGGCCATCGGCCGCGGGTTCGCCCCCGAAGACGCCCTCACGCTACTGGACGACGACATGATGATGTTCGACGTTATCGACATCGACGCCGCCGCCCGGAACAAGAACGACCTCGAACGACAGAAAGGGCGACTCATCGGCGAGAACGGCCGAACCCGCGAACTCATGGAGGAGTTGACCGGCGCGAACGTCGTCATCTACGGCACCACCCTCGGCGTCATTGGTACCCCCAAGCGGGTGGACGTAGTTCGGAGCGCCGCCGAGATGATTCTCGACGGTGCGCCCCACGGGTCGGTGTACTCGTTCCTCGAACGCAAGCGCAACGAGATGAAGCGTCAGGGAATGGAGTTCCACCAGTTCCCCGGTTAA